A genomic segment from Nocardiopsis sp. Huas11 encodes:
- a CDS encoding glycoside hydrolase family 10 protein — MRSVARVVTPPTTMARWAAVAAATAVLASGCTLVGGGGGEDAADEAVGTAPVQCGNDADRQRMRGAWLTTVRNIDWPSEPGLSGREQRDELDAYLDEAADMGLNAVFLHTRPTADAVYESDLEPWARYLTGEQGGDPGYDPLQYAVEEAHRRGLELHAWFNPYRVGYEDPDLDNLAEDHPVQENPEWLVEYGDEGYLDPGNPEVREWVTAVIMDVVDRYEIDGVHFDDFFYPYPKDGEEFDDDASWREHGGDFDSRADWRRDNVDQLMRDVHFQIQQSKPWVSFGVSPFGIWRNDSTDDSGSPTSGLQSYDAQYADTRTWIQEGTVDYVAPQLYWERGFDNADYEALADWWAHEVDGTGVDLYVGQAAYRLGEDGWTGADALSRQLDYSGELDQVDGDVYFSIKSLRENDEAVEGLREAHYARPALPARVDSEEGLLTGAVEGVNAEEADDRVEITWEAREDARFYAVYRLPEGGLDGLDPASEEAHCAAVAPENLVGVTGEVALTDTAPVADGAGYVVTALDVYRAEGPISEVADPRS, encoded by the coding sequence ATGCGATCAGTCGCACGCGTGGTGACCCCGCCCACCACGATGGCGCGGTGGGCGGCGGTGGCCGCCGCGACCGCCGTCCTGGCCTCCGGCTGCACGCTGGTCGGCGGCGGAGGCGGTGAGGACGCCGCGGACGAGGCCGTGGGAACCGCGCCCGTCCAGTGCGGGAACGACGCCGACCGGCAGCGCATGCGCGGCGCCTGGCTCACCACCGTCCGCAACATCGACTGGCCCTCCGAGCCCGGTCTGTCGGGCCGCGAGCAGCGCGACGAGCTGGACGCCTACCTCGACGAGGCCGCGGACATGGGGCTCAACGCCGTGTTCCTGCACACCCGGCCCACCGCCGACGCCGTGTACGAGTCCGACCTGGAGCCCTGGGCCCGCTACCTCACCGGTGAGCAGGGCGGCGACCCCGGCTACGACCCGCTCCAGTACGCGGTCGAGGAGGCCCACCGGCGCGGTCTGGAGCTGCACGCCTGGTTCAACCCCTACCGCGTCGGCTACGAGGACCCCGACCTGGACAACCTCGCCGAGGACCACCCGGTCCAGGAGAACCCGGAGTGGCTGGTCGAGTACGGCGACGAGGGCTACCTCGACCCCGGCAACCCCGAGGTCCGCGAGTGGGTCACGGCCGTGATCATGGACGTGGTCGACCGCTACGAGATCGACGGCGTGCACTTCGACGACTTCTTCTACCCCTATCCCAAGGACGGCGAGGAGTTCGACGACGACGCCAGCTGGCGCGAGCACGGCGGTGACTTCGACTCGCGGGCCGACTGGCGCCGCGACAACGTCGACCAGCTGATGCGCGACGTGCACTTCCAGATCCAGCAGTCCAAGCCCTGGGTGAGCTTCGGCGTCTCCCCGTTCGGCATCTGGCGCAACGACTCCACCGACGACAGCGGCTCGCCCACCTCGGGCCTGCAGTCCTACGACGCCCAGTACGCCGACACCCGCACGTGGATCCAGGAGGGCACCGTCGACTACGTCGCCCCGCAGCTGTACTGGGAACGCGGGTTCGACAACGCCGACTACGAGGCCCTGGCCGACTGGTGGGCGCACGAGGTCGATGGAACCGGGGTGGACCTCTACGTCGGCCAGGCCGCCTACCGCCTGGGCGAGGACGGCTGGACCGGCGCCGACGCGCTGAGCCGCCAGCTCGACTACTCCGGCGAGCTGGACCAGGTCGACGGGGACGTCTACTTCTCCATCAAGAGCCTGCGCGAGAACGACGAGGCCGTCGAGGGCCTGCGCGAGGCCCACTACGCCCGCCCCGCGCTGCCGGCCCGCGTGGACTCCGAGGAGGGCCTGCTCACCGGCGCCGTGGAGGGCGTGAACGCCGAGGAGGCCGACGACCGGGTCGAGATCACCTGGGAGGCGCGCGAGGACGCGCGCTTCTACGCCGTGTACCGCCTGCCCGAGGGCGGTCTGGACGGGCTCGACCCCGCCTCCGAGGAGGCCCACTGCGCCGCGGTCGCGCCCGAGAACCTGGTCGGGGTGACCGGCGAGGTCGCGCTCACCGACACCGCGCCGGTGGCGGACGGCGCCGGGTACGTGGTCACGGCCCTGGACGTCTACCGCGCCGAGGGGCCGATCAGCGAGGTCGCCGACCCGCGCAGCTGA
- a CDS encoding GNAT family N-acetyltransferase — MRIEHVRWNDPDAEALRALQRREIAERYGTPDSEPGTAPSAEDIDLFVVAREGDGTAVGCGGLRRLDDAIGEVKRMYVRPERRGSGVAPLILAALEDWAREQGWKALRLETGDRQPDAVRFYTRSGYAPIPSFGAYADEPSSLCFERVL, encoded by the coding sequence ATGCGAATCGAACACGTGCGCTGGAACGACCCCGACGCCGAGGCCCTGCGCGCCCTGCAACGCCGTGAGATCGCCGAGCGCTACGGCACACCCGACTCCGAGCCCGGCACCGCGCCCTCGGCCGAGGACATCGACCTGTTCGTCGTGGCCCGCGAGGGCGACGGCACCGCGGTGGGCTGCGGCGGACTGCGCCGTCTGGACGACGCGATCGGTGAGGTCAAGCGCATGTACGTGCGCCCCGAACGGCGCGGCTCCGGCGTCGCGCCGCTGATCCTGGCGGCGCTGGAGGACTGGGCGCGCGAGCAGGGCTGGAAGGCGCTGCGCCTGGAGACCGGGGACCGCCAGCCCGACGCGGTGCGGTTCTACACACGCTCGGGCTACGCGCCGATCCCCTCCTTCGGCGCCTACGCCGACGAACCGTCCTCCCTGTGCTTCGAACGCGTCCTGTGA
- a CDS encoding isochorismate synthase MenF: protein MNADLTPPALFVHTVALRSGADGLVRHLPAGAPLAWLTGEDGLVAWGQAARLDLPGRPDAADPTDTTRFTDAARWTDALTAKAVIEDEVGLPGTGLVTFGTFTFTPSSDGSALVVPRVLIGRREGRAWLTTVTDEPGVHPPELLHPTPEPRPIGPLTWAEGSLSREEWKSVVADTVERIRTSDMDKAVLARDAVAEADAPIDVRTLLERLRRRFPSCFTFSVDGMVGATPELLLRLEGDRFTSLVLAGTRPRGEDPAADRALAEELMSSAKDVEEHGLAVDSLRTALAPLSEELSVPAWPHLLQLANVQHLATRAHARLSPDVSALDAVAALHPTAAVGGTPTAAAMRLIAEVEGMDRVGYAGPVGWLDGAGNAEWGIALRSARVEGARARLFAGCGIVSGSVPESEAAETESKFRVMREALTDPTD from the coding sequence GTGAACGCCGACCTCACCCCGCCCGCCCTGTTCGTCCATACCGTCGCCCTGCGCTCCGGCGCCGACGGCCTGGTCCGCCACCTGCCCGCCGGGGCTCCCCTGGCCTGGCTGACCGGTGAGGACGGTCTCGTGGCCTGGGGACAGGCGGCACGGCTGGACCTGCCCGGCCGACCGGACGCCGCGGACCCCACCGACACCACCCGCTTCACCGACGCGGCGCGCTGGACCGACGCTCTGACCGCCAAGGCCGTGATCGAGGACGAGGTCGGCCTGCCGGGAACCGGCCTGGTCACCTTCGGCACCTTCACCTTCACCCCCTCCTCCGACGGCTCCGCCCTCGTGGTGCCCCGGGTCCTCATCGGGCGGCGCGAGGGGCGCGCCTGGCTGACCACCGTGACCGACGAGCCCGGCGTCCACCCGCCCGAACTGCTGCACCCCACCCCCGAACCCCGCCCGATCGGCCCGCTGACCTGGGCGGAGGGCTCGCTGAGCCGCGAGGAGTGGAAGTCGGTGGTGGCCGACACCGTCGAGCGCATCCGCACCAGCGACATGGACAAGGCCGTCCTGGCCCGCGACGCCGTCGCCGAGGCCGACGCCCCGATCGACGTGCGCACCCTGCTGGAGCGACTGCGCCGGCGCTTCCCCAGCTGTTTCACCTTCTCCGTCGACGGCATGGTGGGCGCCACCCCCGAACTGTTGCTGCGCCTGGAGGGCGACCGGTTCACCTCACTGGTACTGGCCGGAACCCGCCCGCGCGGGGAGGACCCCGCCGCCGACCGCGCCCTGGCCGAGGAGCTGATGTCCTCGGCCAAGGACGTGGAGGAGCACGGACTGGCGGTGGACTCGCTGCGCACGGCCCTGGCCCCGCTGAGCGAGGAGCTGTCCGTGCCCGCCTGGCCGCACCTGCTGCAGCTGGCCAACGTGCAGCACCTGGCCACCCGCGCCCACGCACGCCTGTCCCCCGACGTCTCGGCCCTGGACGCGGTGGCGGCCCTGCACCCCACGGCCGCGGTAGGCGGCACGCCCACGGCGGCCGCGATGCGCCTGATCGCCGAGGTGGAGGGCATGGACCGGGTCGGCTACGCCGGACCGGTGGGCTGGCTCGACGGCGCCGGCAACGCCGAGTGGGGCATCGCGCTGCGCTCGGCGCGGGTGGAGGGCGCCCGGGCCCGCCTCTTCGCCGGCTGCGGCATCGTGTCCGGATCCGTCCCGGAGTCGGAGGCGGCCGAGACCGAGTCGAAGTTCCGGGTGATGCGCGAGGCGCTCACCGATCCGACCGACTGA
- a CDS encoding PhoX family phosphatase, translating into MPESAPQRRRLPLLDLVGGGRSRATCHFRCGDACFHPAPNTSSNAYFGDIFQKALSRRAALRTGAVTAGAGALGLSALSPALADRGPNRPHPAPRLTFKNVLPNSDDALTVPKHYEQHVIVRWGDPVLPGAPEFDVNAQTAEAQAQQFGYNCDYVGLHQLDDDHGLLFVNHEYTNERIMFAGYSPDNAEQTRVAMAAHGGSLVEIERVGNTGQWKLSEGERSFNRRIHTSTPVAFSGPAAGSDLLKTEADPSGTEVLGMLNNCAGGMTPWGTFLSGEENFNQYFGHAPGTTETNRYGLGTGAPGRRWDLVDERFDLSKHPNEANRFGYIVEIDPLDPESAPVKRTMLGRFKHEGANTILSADDRVVVYLGDDERFDYMYKFVSDEQYVEGSRRHNMALLDAGTLYVAKLTGNSPAEEIDGSGELPSDGEFDGTGEWIPLCNATESFVDGFSVAEVLVYTRLAADAAGATKMDRPEDFEPSPVTGKVYCALTNNSAREPGQADEPNPRGPNRYGHILEIVEDGEDNAATTFGWNVPLVCGDPEDDDTYYAGFDKSKVMPISAPDNLAFDKHGNLWISTDGQPGSMGMNDALHVMPVEGRFRGELKTFATVPVRAEACGPFITKDNKTVFLAPQHPGDDGTFESPTSVWPDGDLPRPSVACIWHKAGRDVGQ; encoded by the coding sequence GTGCCCGAATCCGCGCCCCAACGCCGCCGGCTTCCCCTCCTCGACCTCGTGGGCGGCGGAAGATCCCGCGCGACCTGTCATTTCCGCTGCGGCGACGCCTGTTTTCACCCGGCGCCCAACACCAGCTCCAACGCCTACTTCGGTGACATCTTCCAGAAGGCGCTCTCCCGCCGCGCCGCGCTGCGCACCGGAGCCGTGACCGCCGGAGCGGGCGCGCTCGGGCTGTCCGCCCTCTCTCCGGCCCTGGCCGACCGCGGGCCGAACCGCCCCCATCCCGCGCCCCGCCTGACGTTCAAGAACGTGCTGCCCAACAGCGACGACGCCCTCACCGTCCCCAAGCACTACGAGCAGCACGTCATCGTCCGCTGGGGCGACCCCGTCCTGCCCGGTGCCCCCGAGTTCGACGTCAACGCCCAGACGGCCGAGGCCCAGGCCCAGCAGTTCGGCTACAACTGCGACTACGTCGGCCTCCACCAGCTCGACGACGACCACGGCCTGCTCTTCGTGAACCACGAGTACACGAACGAGCGCATCATGTTCGCCGGGTACAGTCCTGACAACGCGGAGCAGACCCGCGTGGCGATGGCCGCGCACGGCGGCTCCCTGGTGGAGATCGAGCGCGTCGGCAACACCGGCCAGTGGAAGCTCTCCGAGGGCGAGCGCTCCTTCAACCGGCGCATCCACACCTCGACCCCCGTCGCTTTCTCGGGCCCCGCCGCCGGCAGCGACCTGCTCAAGACCGAGGCAGACCCCTCGGGTACCGAGGTCCTGGGCATGCTCAACAACTGCGCCGGCGGCATGACCCCGTGGGGCACCTTCCTCAGCGGCGAGGAGAACTTCAACCAGTACTTCGGCCACGCGCCCGGCACCACCGAGACCAACCGGTACGGCCTGGGCACCGGAGCTCCCGGCCGCCGCTGGGACCTGGTCGACGAGCGCTTCGACCTGTCCAAGCACCCCAACGAGGCCAACCGCTTCGGCTACATCGTCGAGATCGACCCCCTGGACCCCGAGTCCGCGCCGGTCAAGCGCACCATGCTGGGCCGCTTCAAGCACGAGGGCGCCAACACCATCCTGTCCGCCGACGACCGGGTCGTGGTGTACCTGGGCGACGACGAGCGCTTCGACTACATGTACAAGTTCGTCAGCGACGAGCAGTACGTCGAGGGTTCGCGCCGGCACAACATGGCCCTGCTCGACGCGGGCACGCTCTACGTGGCCAAGCTCACCGGCAACAGCCCCGCCGAGGAGATCGACGGCTCGGGCGAGCTGCCCTCCGACGGTGAGTTCGACGGCACCGGCGAGTGGATCCCGCTGTGCAACGCCACCGAGAGCTTCGTGGACGGTTTCAGCGTCGCCGAGGTGCTGGTGTACACCCGTCTGGCCGCCGACGCCGCGGGCGCCACCAAGATGGACCGCCCCGAGGACTTCGAACCCAGCCCGGTCACCGGCAAGGTCTACTGCGCCCTGACCAACAACTCCGCCCGTGAGCCCGGCCAGGCCGACGAGCCCAACCCGCGCGGCCCCAACCGCTACGGGCACATCCTGGAGATCGTGGAGGACGGCGAGGACAACGCGGCCACCACCTTCGGCTGGAACGTGCCGCTGGTGTGCGGCGACCCCGAGGACGACGACACCTACTACGCGGGCTTCGACAAGTCCAAGGTCATGCCGATCTCGGCGCCGGACAACCTGGCCTTCGACAAGCACGGCAACCTGTGGATCTCCACCGACGGCCAGCCCGGTTCCATGGGCATGAACGACGCCCTGCACGTCATGCCGGTCGAGGGCCGCTTCCGCGGTGAGCTCAAGACCTTCGCCACCGTGCCGGTGCGTGCCGAGGCCTGCGGTCCCTTCATCACCAAGGACAACAAGACCGTCTTCCTCGCCCCGCAGCACCCGGGCGACGACGGCACCTTCGAGTCGCCCACCAGCGTGTGGCCCGACGGTGACCTCCCGCGTCCGTCCGTGGCCTGCATCTGGCACAAGGCCGGCCGCGACGTCGGCCAGTAA
- a CDS encoding molybdopterin-binding protein — protein MPTYQISEAAELLGVSSDTVRRWVDSGRLPATRDTAGRRHLDGAELAAFMRAGAGADPGRLVSSARNRFRGLVTSLVRDQVMASVEIQAGPHRIVSLLSREAADDLGLEVGSLATAVVKSTNVIVETDGDRHA, from the coding sequence ATGCCGACCTACCAGATCAGCGAGGCGGCCGAGCTGCTCGGTGTCAGCTCCGACACCGTGCGGCGCTGGGTCGACTCCGGCCGCCTGCCCGCGACCCGCGACACCGCGGGCCGCCGCCACCTGGACGGGGCGGAACTGGCCGCGTTCATGCGCGCCGGGGCCGGAGCCGACCCCGGCCGCCTGGTCTCCTCCGCGCGCAACCGCTTCCGGGGCCTGGTCACCAGCCTGGTGCGCGACCAGGTCATGGCCAGCGTGGAGATCCAGGCCGGGCCGCACCGGATCGTCTCCCTGCTGAGCCGCGAGGCCGCCGACGACCTCGGTCTGGAGGTGGGCAGCCTGGCCACGGCGGTGGTGAAGTCCACCAACGTGATCGTGGAGACCGACGGTGACCGCCATGCGTGA
- a CDS encoding iron chelate uptake ABC transporter family permease subunit — protein sequence MTSTLTTDERERARARLRRRYRGLRLGPVALPWRTRPVVAAAVTALAAALFVGLNLMVGQTPLSPAQVWAHFVGTDYEHYFTFWRVRMPRVVVGLLAGAALAAAGAITQTIMRNPLASPDLLGVTHGASAAVVAMMAFAGSYGILSGPMASVGVPAVALAGGLVSGVLCYLLAWRGGIDGYRLLLVGVGLSAVLMNLTLWMLTLGEVSDTGRALVWIAGSLSGRTWANALPVAVALAVLLPLSLVAARTLDALAYGDDVARGLGLPLERARTGLLVLAVLLAAFGTSAAGPILFVSLACPQIALRLARASRPPVLLSALVGAALTCGADLLARNLLTTIQLPVGVVTGCLGALYLIYLLVRGNRKAQA from the coding sequence ATGACCTCCACCCTCACCACCGACGAGCGCGAGCGCGCGCGGGCCCGGCTGCGACGCCGGTACCGGGGCCTGCGGCTGGGCCCGGTGGCGCTGCCCTGGCGGACCCGGCCGGTCGTGGCCGCCGCCGTCACCGCCCTGGCCGCGGCGCTGTTCGTGGGGCTCAACCTCATGGTCGGCCAGACCCCGCTCTCGCCCGCGCAGGTCTGGGCCCACTTCGTCGGCACCGACTACGAGCACTACTTCACGTTCTGGCGTGTGCGCATGCCGCGGGTGGTGGTCGGACTGCTCGCCGGGGCGGCGCTGGCCGCCGCGGGGGCCATCACCCAGACCATCATGCGCAACCCGCTGGCCAGCCCCGACCTGCTCGGCGTCACCCACGGCGCGAGCGCGGCGGTGGTGGCGATGATGGCGTTCGCGGGCAGCTACGGGATCCTCAGCGGCCCCATGGCCTCCGTCGGGGTGCCCGCCGTGGCCCTGGCGGGCGGACTGGTCTCGGGCGTGCTGTGCTACCTCCTGGCCTGGCGCGGCGGCATCGACGGCTACCGGCTGCTCCTGGTGGGCGTGGGCCTGTCCGCGGTCCTGATGAACCTCACCCTGTGGATGCTCACCCTCGGCGAGGTGAGCGACACCGGCCGCGCCCTGGTGTGGATCGCGGGCAGCCTGTCCGGGCGCACGTGGGCCAACGCCCTGCCCGTCGCCGTGGCCCTGGCGGTCCTGCTGCCGCTGTCCCTGGTCGCCGCCCGTACCCTGGACGCGCTCGCCTACGGCGACGACGTGGCGCGCGGGCTGGGCCTGCCGCTGGAGCGGGCCCGGACCGGCCTGCTGGTGCTGGCCGTGCTGCTGGCCGCGTTCGGGACCTCGGCCGCCGGGCCGATCCTGTTCGTCTCCCTGGCCTGCCCGCAGATCGCGCTGCGGCTGGCGCGCGCCTCCCGGCCGCCGGTCCTGCTCTCCGCCCTGGTGGGCGCCGCCCTGACCTGCGGCGCCGACCTCCTGGCCCGCAACCTGTTGACCACCATCCAGCTCCCGGTCGGCGTGGTCACCGGTTGTCTGGGCGCCCTGTACCTGATCTACCTGCTCGTCCGCGGCAACCGAAAGGCCCAGGCTTGA
- a CDS encoding ABC transporter ATP-binding protein: MTTTPTSAAAADGLAADRAPARLRARGLTLGYDDHTVVRDLDADILDGTVTCVIGPNGCGKSTMLRALGRLMRPRAGVVELDGRDIHRAPTREVAQILGVLPQQPTAPDGLTVADLVARGRHPAQRWYRQWSGDDQDAVALALEQTGLLEMAETPLQELSGGQRQRAWISMVLAQGTDLLLLDEPTTFLDLVHQVDVLDLVRDLHRQGGRTIVMVLHDLNLAARYADTIIAMRDGQVLASGPPAQVLTPELLREAFDLEAVVVPDPVTGGPLIVPVGRATA, from the coding sequence TTGACCACCACACCCACCAGCGCGGCCGCGGCCGACGGTCTGGCCGCCGACCGCGCGCCGGCACGTCTGAGGGCCCGGGGCCTGACCCTGGGCTACGACGACCACACGGTCGTGCGCGACCTGGACGCCGACATCCTCGACGGCACCGTCACCTGCGTCATCGGGCCCAACGGGTGCGGGAAGTCCACCATGCTGCGCGCCCTGGGCCGCTTGATGCGCCCGCGTGCGGGCGTGGTGGAGCTGGACGGGCGCGACATCCACCGCGCTCCGACCCGGGAGGTCGCCCAGATCCTCGGTGTCCTGCCCCAGCAGCCCACCGCCCCCGACGGGCTCACCGTCGCCGACCTGGTCGCCCGGGGGCGCCACCCGGCCCAGCGGTGGTACCGGCAGTGGTCGGGCGACGACCAGGACGCGGTGGCCCTGGCGCTGGAGCAGACGGGGCTGCTGGAGATGGCCGAGACGCCGCTCCAGGAGCTCTCGGGCGGCCAGCGCCAGCGCGCGTGGATCTCGATGGTGCTGGCGCAGGGCACCGACCTGCTGCTGCTCGACGAGCCCACCACGTTCCTGGACCTGGTGCACCAGGTCGACGTGCTGGACCTGGTGCGGGACCTGCACCGGCAGGGCGGGCGGACCATCGTCATGGTGCTGCACGACCTCAACCTGGCCGCGCGCTACGCCGACACCATCATCGCGATGCGCGACGGGCAGGTCCTGGCCAGCGGGCCCCCGGCCCAGGTGCTCACGCCCGAGCTGTTGCGCGAGGCCTTCGACCTGGAGGCCGTGGTCGTGCCCGACCCGGTCACCGGCGGCCCCCTCATCGTCCCCGTCGGTCGCGCCACCGCGTAG
- a CDS encoding iron ABC transporter permease — protein sequence MHDASGPPPGPVSAAAADPADPAGAPGRAGRAGVLGARRTRRLVGLAALVLALGLTALASVLVGARALSPETVWLALTASAGAEADIIVHDIRLPRTALGLLAGIGLGLGGALMQGHTRNPLGDPSILGVTFGAALAVVLGIALAGVTDLRTQAVLAFTGAALATVIVYAIGSVPGRGPTPITLALAGTAVSWLCYSLVSGLVLLDQATMDNFRFWRVGSLVGRDPEVIVQMLPFFAAGTLLALANAGALNALALGEDTARALGHRVGRARVVGLAAVTLLTGATVAACGPIAFVGLIVPHVARGVVGSDHRWLLPYSALMGAILLLGADVFGRFLAPPGELQVGVVLALVGAPFFIYVVRRRRLLSL from the coding sequence GTGCACGACGCCAGCGGGCCGCCCCCGGGCCCCGTGTCGGCCGCTGCCGCGGACCCCGCCGACCCCGCCGGTGCCCCCGGTCGCGCCGGTCGCGCCGGCGTCCTGGGGGCGCGGCGCACACGCCGGCTGGTGGGGCTGGCCGCGCTCGTTCTCGCCCTGGGCCTGACCGCCCTGGCCAGCGTCCTGGTGGGCGCACGCGCCCTGAGCCCCGAGACGGTGTGGCTGGCGCTGACCGCGAGCGCCGGCGCCGAGGCCGACATCATCGTCCACGACATCCGCCTGCCCCGCACCGCGCTGGGCCTGCTCGCCGGGATCGGACTCGGCCTGGGCGGCGCCCTCATGCAGGGGCACACGCGCAACCCGCTCGGCGACCCCAGCATCCTCGGCGTCACCTTCGGCGCCGCCCTGGCGGTCGTCCTGGGGATCGCGCTGGCGGGCGTCACCGACCTGCGGACGCAGGCCGTCCTCGCCTTCACCGGGGCGGCGCTGGCCACCGTGATCGTCTACGCCATCGGCTCGGTCCCGGGGCGGGGGCCCACACCCATCACGCTGGCGCTCGCCGGGACCGCCGTCAGTTGGCTGTGCTACTCGCTGGTCTCGGGGCTGGTCCTGCTCGACCAGGCCACCATGGACAACTTCCGGTTCTGGCGGGTGGGGTCCCTGGTCGGGCGCGATCCCGAGGTCATCGTCCAGATGCTGCCCTTCTTCGCCGCGGGCACGCTCCTGGCCCTGGCCAACGCCGGCGCGCTCAACGCCCTGGCCCTGGGGGAGGACACCGCCCGCGCGCTCGGGCACCGCGTGGGCCGGGCCCGCGTGGTGGGCCTGGCCGCCGTCACCCTGCTCACCGGCGCCACCGTCGCCGCGTGCGGGCCGATCGCCTTCGTCGGGCTCATCGTGCCGCACGTGGCGCGGGGCGTGGTGGGCTCCGACCACCGGTGGCTGCTGCCCTACTCGGCGCTCATGGGCGCCATCCTGCTGCTGGGCGCCGACGTGTTCGGCCGCTTCCTCGCCCCGCCGGGCGAGCTCCAGGTCGGTGTGGTCCTGGCCCTGGTCGGCGCCCCGTTCTTCATCTACGTCGTCCGCCGCCGGAGGCTGCTGTCCCTATGA
- the modA gene encoding molybdate ABC transporter substrate-binding protein: MREAARRPFRADPCRADLLCVGRRARRVRGPVAVLAAALGLTACSAGDAGSGGEGGHGLSGDLTVLAAASLTDVFTAIAEDFEEEHPRARITLNFAGSSELAQQIDSGAPADVFAAANTSTMEQVVGGQGLEPDWAAEHGTDGLVFATNTLRIAVPPDNPAQITGFADLAADGVQVAVCAEQVPCGAATRAAMAASGVEVTPVTLEEDVRAVLTKVELGEVDAGLVYATDVASAHGRVEGLEFPEAEEAVNEYPIGVLAGSGAPDLAAAWIEAVTSGEGAAVLAEAGFGTP, encoded by the coding sequence ATGCGTGAGGCCGCCCGCAGGCCGTTCCGCGCCGACCCGTGCCGCGCCGACCTGTTGTGCGTCGGCCGCCGCGCCCGCCGTGTCCGCGGCCCGGTCGCCGTGCTCGCCGCCGCCCTGGGCCTGACCGCCTGCTCGGCCGGGGACGCCGGCTCCGGCGGCGAGGGCGGCCACGGTCTCAGCGGGGACCTCACCGTCCTGGCCGCCGCCTCCCTCACCGACGTCTTCACCGCGATCGCCGAGGACTTCGAAGAAGAGCACCCCCGCGCCCGGATCACCCTCAACTTCGCGGGCAGCAGCGAACTCGCCCAGCAGATCGACTCCGGCGCGCCCGCCGACGTGTTCGCCGCCGCGAACACCTCCACCATGGAACAGGTCGTCGGAGGGCAGGGGCTGGAGCCCGACTGGGCGGCCGAGCACGGAACCGACGGCCTGGTCTTCGCCACCAACACCCTGCGCATCGCCGTGCCCCCCGACAACCCCGCCCAGATCACCGGCTTCGCCGACCTGGCCGCGGACGGCGTCCAGGTGGCCGTGTGCGCCGAGCAGGTGCCCTGCGGCGCCGCCACCCGAGCCGCCATGGCCGCCTCGGGCGTGGAGGTCACCCCGGTCACCCTGGAGGAGGACGTGCGCGCCGTCCTGACCAAGGTCGAGCTCGGAGAGGTGGACGCGGGCCTGGTCTACGCCACCGACGTCGCCTCCGCGCACGGCCGGGTGGAGGGCTTGGAGTTCCCCGAGGCCGAGGAGGCCGTCAACGAGTACCCGATCGGCGTCCTGGCCGGTTCGGGCGCCCCCGACCTGGCCGCGGCCTGGATCGAGGCGGTCACCTCCGGCGAGGGCGCGGCCGTCCTGGCCGAGGCGGGGTTCGGCACTCCGTGA
- a CDS encoding ABC transporter permease, with protein MLVVPAVIGVLFLVLPFAGLLVRAPWSTMGARVTDPAVLSALWLSLSTAGVATAVSLLLGVPLAWLLARTDFPGRRFVRALVTVPLVIPPVVGGVALLLVLGRNGLVGRHLDAWFGLTLPFTPAAVVIAQVFVAMPFLVISVEGALRGADRRYEEAAATLGASRATVFARVTLPMVLPGIGAGAALCWARALGEFGATITFAGNFPGTTQTMPLAVYIAMQRDPEAAIVLSLVLLLVSLAVLATLRERWVNAR; from the coding sequence ATGCTCGTGGTCCCCGCCGTGATCGGCGTCCTCTTCCTGGTCCTGCCCTTCGCCGGGCTCCTGGTCCGGGCCCCCTGGTCCACCATGGGCGCCCGCGTCACCGACCCCGCGGTGCTGTCCGCGCTGTGGCTGTCACTGTCCACCGCCGGCGTCGCCACCGCCGTCTCCCTGCTCCTGGGCGTGCCCCTGGCCTGGCTGCTGGCGCGCACCGACTTCCCCGGGCGCCGCTTCGTGCGGGCGCTCGTGACCGTCCCCCTGGTGATCCCGCCCGTGGTGGGAGGCGTGGCGCTGCTGCTGGTGCTGGGCCGCAACGGGCTGGTCGGGCGCCACCTGGACGCCTGGTTCGGGCTGACCCTGCCCTTCACCCCGGCCGCGGTCGTCATCGCCCAGGTGTTCGTCGCCATGCCCTTCCTGGTCATCAGTGTCGAGGGCGCGCTGCGCGGGGCCGACCGCCGCTACGAGGAGGCCGCCGCCACCCTGGGCGCGAGCCGCGCCACCGTCTTCGCCCGCGTCACGCTGCCGATGGTGCTGCCCGGGATCGGCGCCGGGGCCGCCCTGTGCTGGGCGCGCGCCCTGGGCGAGTTCGGCGCCACCATCACCTTCGCCGGGAACTTCCCCGGCACCACACAGACCATGCCGCTGGCGGTGTACATCGCCATGCAGCGCGACCCGGAGGCCGCCATCGTGCTCAGCCTGGTGCTGCTCCTGGTGTCGTTGGCCGTCCTGGCCACGCTGCGCGAGAGGTGGGTGAACGCCCGATGA